Genomic window (Trichocoleus sp.):
TGTTGACTGACCGTGACTCGTTGCAGCAGATCTGCGTCCTCCCCAAAATGAGCAGGAGAATGGAGGAGATGGCGCTGGGTCTGATATTGCGTCAAATCAACCTGGTAGTAAGTCCCCAGTTCTGCATCGCGTAGATTGGCGATCGAGTGTAAGCCAAACCGCTTGGCATGGGCGATGGCTTTACGGATTTGTTGTTGAGTTGCCAGGGGACGCAGTGCCTCGAAAATTGATTGTCGGTAAACCCCAGTCTTTGCCATTTCTAGAATTTGCTGGCTCAATTCCGGGACAGAGAGGCGTCTAACAATAGCACTCATGGATCAGCTGAGACGATCGTTTTGTACTGCTATTGTACTATCCCCTATGAAATAAGGAGCGGCGTGGCAAGCTGCATTTCTGGACTGGGGAAGGGTTTACCAAACGAGAAAGCCGCAGCCGTTGAGCCATGACATTGCAAATGAACTAACCGCTCTTTTGCTTCTTCTACTGTCGGCAAATGCCCTGCTGGTAGCCACCAAAGCGCCAAAATTGGCTGAGTTGCAGGCTCAAACCACTGTCGCCGATCGCGCATCACACCTGCATGAGCACTGCGATAAACATAGTGATGTAGCGCCTCAAACGATCGCCAAACCGTTAGCGTCAGCAAAATTCGCTTGTCTTCAAAGGCTCGAATATTGGTAGCGTCTTCGGCTCCTTCACTTCGCAACCGCCAGACAAAGCCAGGATCAGCGTCAGCAATTGCATTGATATCACGAATTTGGGCAACGAAATCTGCCATTCGGGAATCATCCAGCGGATAACGCAGCGTTGCAGTGTTGACCTGGGCTAGATGATATTGCTTAGACAAAGAATTTTGCATGGAAGGAAGATGACTAAAAATTTTCAAAGGCATCTATCCAAAGTAATATTTCTCGCCTGGAATAGAGTTAAGTTTTGTACTTAAGTTTTTTGATTTGCTGACTTAAACCGCCCTGCCATAAAACCTCGCTTTTGGGCGTGCTTGGTTTGCCGCCCGTTGACTCGTTCCCGCCACATCCGAAAACTAGAATCTTTCATCTCTCGCCGCATCAAAGCGATCACCTGTTTTTCATTAAGCCCAAATTGAGCCTCGATCGCCTCAAACGTTGTCCGGTCTTCCCACGCCATTTCAATCACGCGATCGATCATTTCGCTGTCGAGTTCAGGTAATTTCATCGGGATCTACACCTCGAAACATTTGCAACCTTCAAAACAAACTGGGCAATTCAGAAACAAAGGAAGTTCATCGAAGCAATTTCTTAAACGAAAAAGCACCCCCCGGAGGGAGTGCCTTGACTAATCTGACGAATCAGTCAGCCTTTCCTTAGCCGTTGATG
Coding sequences:
- a CDS encoding DUF3291 domain-containing protein, with protein sequence MQNSLSKQYHLAQVNTATLRYPLDDSRMADFVAQIRDINAIADADPGFVWRLRSEGAEDATNIRAFEDKRILLTLTVWRSFEALHHYVYRSAHAGVMRDRRQWFEPATQPILALWWLPAGHLPTVEEAKERLVHLQCHGSTAAAFSFGKPFPSPEMQLATPLLIS
- a CDS encoding TIGR03643 family protein gives rise to the protein MKLPELDSEMIDRVIEMAWEDRTTFEAIEAQFGLNEKQVIALMRREMKDSSFRMWRERVNGRQTKHAQKRGFMAGRFKSANQKT